TTGCACAGGCGTTGGTTTTGTGTACCCAAGTTCAGTGACTGCTTCTTGTAGTGGTACAATCAAGCCTAGCTTTTCAAATAACATCTCGATCCTTTATTTATCTTAATGCTTTATTGTATCTAAGTTTTATTTAAAGAATTTAGTGAAGCACTTTGAGCTATCTCTTATTCACGCATTTTCATCATAAGAAGATTAACGATACCTTAAGTCCGTTTTTATGCTTTCTTCTATATCATTGGCGTGATAAATTTGTTACAAAGAGAGTTAATGATGCGGCATTTCTTACGCCTTTTTCTCATATTTTCTCTCGGTCTTTGCTTAGAAGCACGCTCTCTCGTCTTTGCCCCTATTCCTTTTTTTAACGCCAACAAAGTTCTTGAAGATTTCTTCCCTATGGTGAATTACCTTGAACACGCATTGGATGAAAACATCACCATTCATTACGAAAAAAAGTACGATGACCTTATCGCCGCGTTTAAAGCCAATCAAGTGGATATTGCCTACTTTGGACCATTGCCTTTTTTGACATTGCAAAAGAGTTTTCCCTATGCGCTTCCGATCATCACCTTTCATGAAAGCGATGGAAAAAACGGTTACCGCTGTGCATTGGTCAAATTTGGAGGCGATACCCTTTTAAATATTCCCCAAAGAGAGCTCAAAGTTGCACTAACGCAACCTCTCTCAACCTGCGGATACACCAATACCAAACACCTCATAGAGAGCTCTTTTCATCTTAATTTAGACACCCTGCTGTACCGTTATGTTGGAACGCATGATGAAGTAGCGCTCTCGGTTGTTCGGGGCGAATTCCACATGGGAGGTATTAAAGAGAGCATTGCACATGAGTATGCCTCTTTGGGGTTGGAAATTATCGACACAACACCCCTCATTCCTGGTTTTTCACTGGTGGTTAACACTCAAACGATCAGTGCTGAGAAAATCGCTAAGATCAAATCTATTTTGCTTTCTACACCCAAAGAGGTGTATGAAAAATGGGGCAAAGACATCAACTATGGCATGAGTGAGACCGACATCAACATGTTTCAAAATTTCAAACATGATATGCAAACCGTAAACGTTCCCCATAGCGGAAGCTTTTAATGCGTAAATTTCTCTTAACCGCCTTCAGTGTCATTATCGCGTACGCTGTTTTTTTCAGTTATGTTCACTCCAAAATGAAAGAAGAGCGCGATGTTCTCCTCTTGAATGAACATAAAATTATAGAAACCTCGTACAAGGCAGTGACGCAGATGTACAGCATCTCCATCGAGAACTATTTTCGCTATGCCATTATGCAACCTCCCATTCTTAAGATTTTAAATGACGTCGTAGATACGAATGATACGCACGAAAAAGCGCTGCTCCGAGGCTCCTTATACCGCCTTTTATACTCTTTTTACAATGATGAGCTTAAGAGGCTTGGCATCAGGCAGTTTCATTTTCACACACCTCAAGGCGAAAGTTTTTTGCGTTTTCATGCTCCTGCTGAAAATGGTGACAACCTGATGGAGGTACGTCCTTCCATCAAAAAAGCCAACATTGAAAAAAAATTTGTTACGGGATTTGAAGGAGGTCGCACATACCCTGGATTTCGCTATGTTTTTCCCATTATTCAGGAAGGAAAACATTTAGGCAGCGTTGAAGTCTCTTTAGCGTATGAAAACATTGAGTTTGAGCTTTCAAAACTTTTGAGCTGGAAAGATCATCTGCTGCTGCTTAAAAAATCGGTCACAACCGATATGGTCTTTGAAGGACACAAACACCATTTTATGCCCTCACCTTTGAGCAATGATTTTGTCATCGAAAACCAA
Above is a genomic segment from Sulfurospirillum halorespirans DSM 13726 containing:
- a CDS encoding PhnD/SsuA/transferrin family substrate-binding protein; protein product: MMRHFLRLFLIFSLGLCLEARSLVFAPIPFFNANKVLEDFFPMVNYLEHALDENITIHYEKKYDDLIAAFKANQVDIAYFGPLPFLTLQKSFPYALPIITFHESDGKNGYRCALVKFGGDTLLNIPQRELKVALTQPLSTCGYTNTKHLIESSFHLNLDTLLYRYVGTHDEVALSVVRGEFHMGGIKESIAHEYASLGLEIIDTTPLIPGFSLVVNTQTISAEKIAKIKSILLSTPKEVYEKWGKDINYGMSETDINMFQNFKHDMQTVNVPHSGSF